One window from the genome of Cryobacterium sp. GrIS_2_6 encodes:
- a CDS encoding SdpI family protein produces the protein MTYETNFAAYIIAAAMFLVVIVTQLAASGKIRRNGFVGLRIPPTMASDAAWVAGHRAARVPSWIGFVLVAIAAGTAQFIPEATTAPIVFLFLFLGWSVVAAWRGAGAATS, from the coding sequence ATGACTTACGAAACGAATTTCGCCGCCTACATCATTGCTGCCGCAATGTTCCTCGTCGTCATTGTGACGCAGCTTGCCGCGTCGGGAAAGATTCGCCGCAATGGTTTCGTTGGGCTCAGGATTCCGCCCACGATGGCCAGTGATGCTGCGTGGGTAGCAGGCCATAGGGCCGCTCGGGTGCCGTCATGGATTGGCTTCGTTCTGGTCGCGATCGCTGCAGGGACAGCCCAGTTCATACCGGAGGCCACGACTGCTCCCATCGTGTTCTTGTTTCTATTCCTCGGGTGGTCCGTCGTGGCCGCCTGGCGAGGGGCGGGAGCCGCAACGAGCTGA
- a CDS encoding phosphatase PAP2 family protein, whose translation MTTPHAVDNLAARTRLAQLPQPRHTIQRPAILALVTLALALGFTVKWTPQLQNAEFKTDQLISQHHIPALDTIALTIQTLLSPPGILIILTITFLFLLLVKRSPVNAIAVVSVAGIGWLSSEAFKIVVAQPRPTQALLQHSLIPNDGTGSFPSGHTTFAVAFAIACYFLARQTRWSRLTLTGGVFFVMVVGLSRLYIGAHYPSDIIGSVLVAATTTSLVTILWNRVALSVVARIPFLDRFGPLPKPPAKPKQ comes from the coding sequence ATGACCACTCCCCACGCTGTCGACAATCTCGCCGCTCGAACACGCCTGGCCCAGCTACCGCAACCACGGCACACCATCCAACGACCCGCGATCCTCGCCCTCGTCACCCTCGCCCTCGCCCTCGGCTTCACCGTGAAATGGACCCCCCAACTCCAAAACGCAGAGTTCAAAACCGATCAACTCATAAGCCAACATCACATTCCAGCCCTGGACACAATCGCACTCACCATTCAGACGCTCCTAAGCCCGCCCGGGATCCTCATCATCTTGACCATCACCTTCCTCTTCCTACTGTTGGTCAAACGATCACCCGTCAACGCAATTGCCGTCGTCTCCGTCGCGGGCATCGGATGGCTCTCCAGCGAAGCATTCAAAATTGTCGTCGCCCAACCCCGCCCCACCCAAGCACTGCTGCAACACTCCCTCATCCCCAACGACGGCACCGGCAGCTTCCCCTCCGGACACACCACCTTCGCGGTAGCGTTCGCGATCGCCTGCTACTTCCTCGCCCGCCAAACCCGATGGTCAAGACTGACCCTCACCGGCGGCGTCTTCTTCGTCATGGTCGTTGGCCTATCCCGTCTATATATCGGAGCGCACTACCCCAGCGACATCATCGGATCCGTACTCGTGGCCGCAACCACAACCTCCCTCGTCACAATCCTGTGGAACAGGGTCGCCCTATCTGTAGTGGCCCGGATTCCCTTCCTTGATCGGTTTGGCCCACTACCAAAACCTCCGGCCAAACCAAAGCAGTGA
- a CDS encoding ferric reductase-like transmembrane domain-containing protein, whose product MPLALFPGTQSVTSIPALLAHASVAYTPFDQGIRHIATLAGYLSYGLMALAIVFGILTTTGWARRLVSRSGMSSAHIVLAVTALTFGTLHGVSYIFQTGQNFGLINAIVPFVAGGSPSVGLGIIGLDLGLAVALSIVVQRRLGYHRWHIVHYFAYGAFALSLIHTFTASPEVQSLRLLGVGVIGAAAACLLVYILRILPATTAVGLRIAPGEK is encoded by the coding sequence GTGCCCCTTGCGCTCTTCCCAGGAACACAATCGGTGACGTCGATACCGGCGTTGCTCGCCCACGCGAGCGTCGCCTACACTCCCTTCGACCAGGGCATCCGGCATATCGCCACTCTCGCCGGCTATTTGTCCTACGGTTTGATGGCATTGGCAATTGTCTTCGGGATTTTGACCACCACCGGGTGGGCCAGGCGTCTCGTCAGCCGAAGCGGGATGTCTTCGGCCCATATTGTTCTGGCGGTCACTGCGTTGACGTTCGGCACCCTCCACGGGGTGTCGTACATCTTCCAGACCGGCCAGAACTTTGGTCTCATCAATGCGATTGTGCCCTTCGTGGCCGGCGGGTCGCCCAGCGTGGGACTTGGCATCATCGGTTTGGATTTGGGGCTCGCCGTCGCGTTGTCGATCGTGGTCCAACGACGCCTCGGCTACCACCGCTGGCACATTGTTCACTACTTCGCCTACGGCGCCTTTGCACTCTCCCTGATTCACACCTTCACGGCGTCCCCAGAAGTTCAGTCGCTGCGCCTTCTCGGGGTTGGTGTTATCGGCGCCGCGGCAGCATGCCTTCTGGTCTACATTCTCCGCATCCTGCCCGCAACCACAGCGGTTGGCCTGCGGATCGCGCCGGGTGAAAAGTGA
- a CDS encoding ferredoxin: protein MSTSPELSDTRQETTPVDVSVDNRQCHLYGICEQEAPEVFALGVDGRLRYSAHPAAREAAATRQAARLCPMQAITLSGSVS from the coding sequence GTGAGTACCTCTCCGGAACTCTCAGATACTCGACAGGAAACCACGCCCGTCGACGTCAGTGTTGACAACCGCCAGTGTCATCTCTACGGGATTTGCGAGCAAGAAGCGCCCGAGGTATTCGCACTAGGAGTCGACGGGCGGCTTCGGTACTCCGCGCACCCAGCGGCCCGGGAGGCCGCGGCAACTCGACAAGCCGCGCGGCTGTGCCCTATGCAAGCGATCACCCTGTCGGGGTCTGTCTCGTGA
- a CDS encoding FAD-dependent oxidoreductase, translating into MSARAERIVVVGAGLAALSAAERLRERGFAGDIVIIGEETHGPYNRTPLSKGLLTGQVSTRELPLRSYTPLNVQWKLGNKVTGLDIARRVLRTEKAADIGFDGLIIATGVRARHLPGAPTDAPHVWTLRTLEDARAIDRAMTKARRIAVVGGGFLGCEIASTARERGIAVTLIDRSPTVLHRSLGAPIGAAIGEMHRAAGVRLHLGVGVSGWTETRRGARLTLDDNEKVDADLVVIGVGTDPNTEWLQDSELDITDGVLCDATGHALARDGARVEGIVAAGDVARWPNQRFDGIPRRVEHWINAVEMGQAAADSLLAGPAASPFCPTPRFWSHQHGARIQASGQPALGTSMTLLDGSFQDRRFIAGFTGPGDTGPILVGIVAVNMPRSLLRWHESIGHPASDLSLHPRQVTALQD; encoded by the coding sequence GTGAGTGCGCGTGCGGAACGAATCGTCGTCGTGGGGGCCGGCCTTGCCGCCCTGTCCGCAGCGGAACGCCTCCGGGAAAGAGGATTTGCCGGCGACATTGTGATCATTGGGGAGGAAACCCACGGACCCTACAATCGGACCCCTCTCTCCAAAGGCCTCCTCACGGGCCAGGTCAGCACGCGAGAACTTCCGCTGCGCAGCTACACGCCCCTGAACGTGCAGTGGAAATTGGGCAACAAAGTAACCGGCTTGGACATTGCTCGCCGCGTACTTCGAACGGAAAAAGCCGCCGATATCGGCTTTGACGGTCTGATCATCGCCACCGGAGTACGGGCCAGGCACCTGCCCGGAGCGCCAACGGATGCTCCCCATGTGTGGACACTTCGGACCCTCGAGGACGCACGGGCGATCGACCGTGCGATGACGAAGGCCCGCCGCATCGCCGTCGTCGGTGGCGGCTTCTTAGGCTGCGAAATCGCCTCGACCGCCCGCGAACGCGGAATCGCCGTGACCCTCATCGATCGAAGCCCAACGGTGCTGCACCGATCCCTGGGCGCCCCCATCGGAGCAGCCATCGGCGAAATGCACCGAGCAGCGGGCGTGCGCCTTCACCTCGGAGTCGGCGTGAGCGGCTGGACCGAAACCCGTCGCGGCGCACGACTCACGCTCGACGACAACGAAAAAGTCGACGCCGATCTTGTCGTAATCGGTGTTGGAACTGACCCCAATACGGAATGGTTACAGGACTCAGAACTCGACATCACGGACGGAGTCCTCTGCGACGCGACCGGACATGCCCTCGCCCGGGACGGGGCTAGGGTGGAGGGCATCGTGGCAGCAGGAGACGTCGCCCGCTGGCCCAACCAACGCTTCGATGGCATCCCCCGGCGGGTAGAACACTGGATTAACGCCGTCGAAATGGGACAGGCCGCAGCAGACTCCCTTCTTGCCGGGCCCGCGGCGAGCCCGTTCTGCCCGACGCCACGGTTTTGGTCCCACCAGCACGGGGCACGAATCCAAGCTTCCGGCCAACCAGCCCTCGGAACCTCGATGACCCTTCTGGACGGATCTTTCCAGGACCGACGGTTCATCGCCGGATTCACCGGGCCTGGCGACACTGGACCAATTCTCGTTGGGATTGTTGCTGTCAACATGCCGCGCAGCTTGCTGCGCTGGCACGAAAGTATTGGACACCCCGCCAGCGACCTCTCCCTCCACCCGCGCCAAGTCACCGCCCTCCAGGACTAG
- a CDS encoding M56 family metallopeptidase, producing the protein MPLVVACLLAMAGPVVSRRLTPSAATRLLSALALLSAVASVGTLTLLAVGGSVKLLPLLGIGADREQLVGGRDGVPWPIGAAALAILVFLAVRTVFAVVHEWQTIRELRDVVNESEDGLMVLVDSRPYAFAVPIGAGTVIVSTAMLDTLTGPERQALLAHEQAHLTNHHHIYRVIAVIAVAINPLLGTIRREIRLQTERWADERAAEQSSRPVTARSLARAALAATRTPPTVMAYTSDHVRERLAALAVEPPTSRWATVIPVAIAVIIGGAALLDALKACVTVLEVFYP; encoded by the coding sequence TTGCCTCTGGTCGTCGCCTGTCTCCTTGCGATGGCCGGTCCGGTTGTCTCTCGACGCCTGACTCCCTCAGCGGCGACGCGATTGCTCTCGGCCCTTGCCCTCTTGAGCGCAGTCGCTAGTGTCGGGACACTGACCTTGCTGGCGGTCGGCGGCAGCGTAAAGCTGTTGCCCCTCTTGGGAATCGGTGCCGACCGGGAGCAACTCGTCGGCGGACGAGATGGCGTCCCGTGGCCGATCGGCGCCGCCGCACTGGCCATTCTGGTGTTCCTAGCAGTTCGGACCGTATTCGCCGTCGTCCACGAATGGCAGACCATCCGGGAATTGCGGGATGTAGTCAACGAGTCCGAGGACGGGCTGATGGTCCTCGTCGATAGCCGCCCCTACGCTTTTGCGGTTCCCATTGGCGCTGGCACCGTGATCGTGTCGACCGCAATGTTAGATACCTTGACGGGCCCTGAACGCCAGGCGCTCCTCGCGCACGAACAAGCGCACCTGACCAATCATCACCACATCTACCGGGTGATCGCGGTCATCGCTGTCGCTATCAACCCTCTTCTTGGCACGATTCGTCGCGAAATTCGGCTACAAACCGAACGCTGGGCCGATGAACGCGCAGCGGAACAGTCCAGCCGGCCGGTCACGGCGCGTTCCCTCGCCCGAGCCGCCCTAGCCGCGACCAGGACACCCCCTACCGTGATGGCCTACACCTCCGACCATGTTCGGGAACGCCTCGCAGCCCTGGCCGTTGAACCCCCGACAAGCCGCTGGGCGACGGTCATACCCGTGGCCATCGCCGTCATCATTGGCGGTGCAGCACTCCTGGACGCACTCAAAGCGTGCGTAACGGTCTTAGAAGTGTTCTACCCGTAA
- the ftsW gene encoding putative lipid II flippase FtsW, producing the protein MRRTSERGPDAVERRTESPRFSLAPGSRRITTRITLRRLLHAESSNYYLLLGTTLFMVGFGLMMVLSASSVDSHTAGDSFFAVFWKQGASAMVGIPLMLIIARIPSAFWRKNARLLLIAACLLQLLVVATPLGTQVGGNRNWLRIGSFSLQPSEALKVALAIWISMFLVKRSTRITDWKYSLLPVVLVAGPAIGLVTIGGDLGTTIIMGGMLLGALFFAGTPLKQLALTLGTASVLAVLLAISRPSRLIRILAFLNPGAADPTDVGWQIQNGYYALASGGIFGVGLGNSRSKWGWLPAADTDFIFAIIGNELGLIGTVLVLVLFAVLALVFLRIIGTSTDRFAQIATAAIMAWIIGEAVVNIAVVLGLLPVLGVPLPFFSSGGTALVSSLAAIGIVLSFERESKRRHPDSQPEEKARPRTIPTDRGGARPNSQAPSPSLTKRRPERSKTL; encoded by the coding sequence GTGCGCAGAACGTCCGAACGCGGTCCCGATGCAGTAGAACGGCGGACGGAGAGCCCGCGCTTTTCCCTCGCGCCCGGATCCCGACGCATAACGACACGGATCACGCTCCGTCGGCTGCTCCACGCTGAGTCCTCCAATTACTACCTGTTGCTGGGGACGACTCTTTTCATGGTCGGGTTCGGGCTGATGATGGTCCTTTCCGCCTCATCCGTGGATTCACATACCGCCGGCGACAGCTTCTTCGCCGTGTTCTGGAAACAGGGTGCCAGCGCGATGGTCGGTATCCCACTCATGCTGATCATCGCGCGAATCCCCAGCGCCTTCTGGAGAAAAAATGCGCGGCTGCTCCTCATCGCAGCGTGTCTGCTCCAGCTACTCGTCGTCGCCACCCCCCTCGGCACGCAAGTAGGTGGAAACCGAAACTGGCTACGCATCGGAAGCTTTTCCTTGCAGCCATCCGAAGCACTAAAAGTCGCCTTGGCCATCTGGATCAGCATGTTTTTGGTGAAGCGGTCCACGAGAATCACGGACTGGAAATACTCGCTCCTCCCCGTCGTCCTCGTGGCAGGCCCAGCAATCGGCCTCGTCACAATCGGGGGTGACCTCGGCACGACAATCATCATGGGCGGGATGCTCCTGGGCGCACTGTTCTTCGCGGGCACACCCCTCAAACAACTAGCACTCACTCTCGGGACAGCGTCCGTCCTGGCCGTACTGCTGGCAATATCCCGGCCCAGCAGACTGATCCGCATATTGGCGTTCCTGAACCCCGGGGCCGCTGACCCAACCGATGTCGGCTGGCAGATTCAGAATGGTTACTACGCACTCGCTTCCGGCGGCATTTTCGGTGTGGGCCTCGGAAACTCCCGATCAAAATGGGGCTGGCTTCCCGCAGCGGACACGGACTTCATCTTTGCCATCATCGGTAACGAGCTGGGCCTCATCGGCACAGTTCTCGTACTTGTTCTCTTCGCCGTCCTCGCTTTGGTGTTCCTGAGGATTATCGGCACCAGCACCGACCGGTTCGCCCAAATCGCAACCGCCGCGATCATGGCATGGATAATCGGTGAGGCAGTCGTCAATATTGCAGTCGTCCTAGGTTTGCTGCCCGTCCTTGGGGTACCGCTGCCCTTTTTCTCATCCGGTGGCACAGCCCTCGTCAGCTCACTCGCCGCCATCGGCATCGTCCTGTCCTTCGAGCGCGAATCCAAACGACGGCACCCCGACTCGCAGCCCGAGGAAAAGGCACGCCCAAGGACAATCCCCACTGACAGGGGAGGTGCGCGCCCCAATAGCCAGGCGCCATCCCCGTCCCTCACGAAGCGGCGCCCTGAAAGGAGCAAAACGCTATGA
- a CDS encoding BlaI/MecI/CopY family transcriptional regulator, with translation MNVRRERGALEAQVLSTLWLSTTPLSGAEVHAQLGAPDLSYKTVLTVLTRLTAKGRVAREKAGRAFTYRPVPDGSDVAAQRMASLLARGADRSAVLQGFLDAIAPADEALLRELLVDSRPDGT, from the coding sequence GTGAATGTGCGGCGGGAGCGGGGCGCCCTCGAAGCTCAAGTGCTGAGCACGCTGTGGCTGAGCACCACACCACTCTCTGGCGCCGAGGTTCATGCTCAGCTCGGCGCCCCGGACCTGTCGTACAAAACGGTGTTGACGGTGTTGACGCGTTTGACGGCGAAAGGGCGCGTCGCACGGGAAAAGGCCGGCCGCGCTTTCACCTACCGGCCCGTACCGGACGGATCCGATGTCGCTGCCCAACGGATGGCCAGCCTGTTGGCGCGAGGCGCGGACCGGTCCGCAGTTCTTCAAGGCTTCCTGGACGCCATCGCGCCCGCTGATGAGGCTCTACTCCGGGAGTTATTGGTCGACTCTCGCCCGGATGGCACTTGA
- a CDS encoding cation-transporting P-type ATPase, translated as MKISVHPGLTVAEATARLARSGPNRLFTPAPVRFWAIAAEEIREPMILLLLGVGVLYSVWGGLGDAITIFVVILLLVTAEVANEFRAKRAIGALGRLSEPQTRVRRAGQVITTDTETVVPGDLLILAPGVRVAADATLTDTINFSVDESTLTGESLPAEKSVGDVVYAGTVVLAGEGEGEATATGSATRLGQLAAQLGTVKPPKTPLQLAMKSLAKKLVWVAVSFSVVIPLIGIARGGDLRQMILTGLSLAFATIPEELPIIITMVLGLGAYRLSRQKFLVKRLRAAETLGDATVILTDKTGTLTESRMHVATVWPQEQEHTVLEAALGTVSPDVPDPLEQAVLERAHSLGMAKPVGEILQLRHPGAGRRSKAVLWQHQDGSLRLHLTGAPEEIFDRCREVPGTLREQLAEETAQGRRVIAAATRTIDAHSTDVPLDELEHDLDIAGLVALADPPRPGVHATLAQVARAGIRTVMVTGDHPATAAAIARDVGIAADRVLTGEELDQFDDTKLAQVVQDVSVFARATPQHKYRLVQALQKNGEVVAVTGDGVNDALALKAADVGIAMGIKGTDVAKEAAQAILADDNYATLARGVFEGRHFFDNLRKGVNYYLAVKVGLIAIFLLPVLVGLPLPFSPIQIIVLELFMDLAASAGFVAEPAEADIARRQPRRARGPLIDGAALRTILFKGGLLFAAVMAAYAWANWRGLSTAQVQACAFAAWMIGHVALAFISRSDRDWILHHGLLTNRIMNLWAITAVAFLLLAIYLPPLRDALHFAWVAPTDLIVSMALALVLIAPAELRKGFNPNRPTTN; from the coding sequence GTGAAAATATCCGTCCACCCCGGCCTCACTGTTGCTGAAGCCACCGCCCGTCTCGCTCGTTCGGGGCCGAATCGGCTGTTCACGCCCGCCCCGGTGCGCTTTTGGGCAATCGCTGCGGAGGAAATCAGGGAGCCGATGATTCTGCTGTTGCTGGGCGTGGGCGTGCTCTACAGCGTGTGGGGTGGGCTCGGGGACGCCATCACTATCTTCGTCGTGATTCTGCTGTTGGTGACGGCGGAAGTTGCCAATGAATTTCGTGCCAAACGTGCCATCGGCGCCCTCGGACGCCTCTCCGAGCCCCAGACGCGGGTACGCCGCGCAGGCCAAGTCATCACGACAGACACCGAAACGGTCGTGCCGGGCGACCTACTGATCCTGGCACCCGGCGTACGAGTCGCAGCCGATGCAACGCTTACCGACACCATCAACTTCAGCGTGGACGAGTCGACCCTCACCGGCGAATCATTGCCCGCGGAGAAGTCCGTCGGTGATGTCGTCTACGCCGGCACTGTGGTCCTGGCGGGCGAAGGCGAGGGCGAAGCCACCGCTACTGGCAGCGCCACCCGGCTGGGCCAGCTCGCTGCCCAGCTTGGCACCGTAAAGCCACCTAAGACGCCGCTACAACTGGCGATGAAATCCCTAGCGAAAAAGCTGGTCTGGGTCGCGGTGTCCTTCTCCGTTGTTATTCCGCTGATCGGAATCGCGCGCGGCGGCGACCTGCGGCAGATGATCCTCACCGGGCTCTCGCTCGCGTTCGCGACTATTCCTGAGGAACTGCCCATCATCATCACCATGGTCCTGGGGCTCGGCGCCTACCGGCTGTCGCGACAGAAGTTCCTCGTCAAGCGGCTGCGCGCGGCCGAGACTCTGGGCGACGCCACGGTCATCCTCACGGACAAGACCGGTACCTTGACCGAGAGCCGCATGCACGTGGCGACCGTGTGGCCCCAAGAACAGGAACACACAGTTCTTGAAGCCGCATTGGGCACAGTCTCCCCAGATGTTCCGGACCCGTTAGAACAAGCCGTACTCGAGCGCGCTCACAGTCTTGGCATGGCGAAGCCGGTCGGCGAGATCCTGCAGTTGCGCCACCCAGGCGCCGGCCGACGCAGCAAAGCGGTGCTGTGGCAACACCAGGACGGGTCGTTGCGCCTTCACCTGACCGGAGCGCCGGAGGAGATCTTCGATCGCTGCCGTGAAGTGCCGGGGACGCTTCGCGAACAACTTGCCGAAGAAACAGCCCAAGGACGGCGGGTCATTGCCGCGGCCACGCGCACGATCGACGCCCATTCAACAGATGTGCCGCTGGACGAGCTGGAACACGACCTCGACATCGCCGGCCTCGTGGCCCTGGCTGACCCGCCGAGGCCCGGAGTGCACGCCACTCTCGCGCAGGTGGCACGCGCGGGTATCCGCACCGTGATGGTCACCGGCGATCACCCGGCCACCGCCGCAGCTATTGCCCGGGACGTTGGCATCGCAGCCGATCGAGTACTCACCGGCGAGGAACTGGATCAATTCGACGATACGAAGCTCGCCCAGGTCGTGCAGGACGTTTCCGTCTTCGCACGCGCCACCCCCCAGCACAAATACCGTTTGGTGCAGGCCTTACAGAAAAATGGCGAGGTAGTGGCGGTAACGGGAGACGGCGTCAACGACGCACTGGCGCTCAAGGCCGCCGACGTCGGAATCGCTATGGGCATCAAGGGCACCGACGTGGCCAAGGAAGCGGCGCAAGCTATATTGGCCGATGACAACTACGCAACACTGGCGCGCGGCGTGTTCGAGGGGCGACACTTTTTCGACAACCTGCGCAAGGGAGTCAATTATTACCTCGCGGTCAAGGTCGGTTTGATCGCGATTTTCCTGTTGCCGGTACTGGTCGGACTCCCCCTACCATTCTCGCCAATCCAGATCATCGTGCTGGAATTGTTCATGGACCTCGCGGCCTCCGCTGGTTTCGTCGCTGAACCCGCAGAAGCCGACATTGCCCGGCGCCAACCGCGCCGTGCCCGCGGTCCACTCATCGACGGTGCCGCCTTGCGAACCATCTTGTTCAAGGGCGGACTGCTGTTCGCTGCAGTCATGGCCGCTTACGCGTGGGCCAACTGGAGAGGGCTGTCCACCGCGCAAGTGCAGGCATGCGCATTTGCCGCCTGGATGATTGGTCACGTCGCGTTAGCCTTCATCTCGCGCAGCGACCGCGACTGGATACTGCACCACGGCCTGCTCACCAACCGCATCATGAACCTCTGGGCGATTACAGCAGTCGCCTTCCTTCTTCTCGCCATTTATCTCCCGCCGCTGCGCGACGCATTGCACTTCGCATGGGTGGCCCCCACCGACCTGATCGTGTCCATGGCACTAGCGCTGGTCTTAATCGCACCGGCGGAACTCAGAAAAGGATTCAACCCCAACCGGCCCACGACAAACTGA
- a CDS encoding DUF3566 domain-containing protein: MSLAEKLARKSSDAPAGKQVRLKFVHMNVWSAAKVSLLLALTLGVVSTLGTLILWLVLNQAGAFDQLDTLLAGTFSGSTTGSSLKTSLDLGPVLIFSIALSVVGAIAGSALGAIVAVLYNLSAKPTGGLVIGFINS, encoded by the coding sequence ATGAGTTTGGCTGAAAAACTAGCCCGAAAATCATCCGACGCACCCGCGGGAAAACAAGTCCGCCTCAAATTCGTCCACATGAACGTGTGGTCCGCCGCAAAAGTTTCTCTTCTCCTCGCGTTAACCCTGGGCGTTGTGAGCACACTCGGCACCCTCATCCTCTGGCTTGTTCTCAACCAGGCAGGTGCGTTCGATCAGCTCGATACGCTCCTTGCCGGCACATTCAGCGGGTCAACAACGGGGAGCAGTCTGAAAACCTCTCTCGACCTCGGGCCGGTGCTGATCTTTTCGATCGCTCTCAGCGTCGTGGGCGCCATTGCCGGATCGGCACTAGGAGCGATCGTGGCGGTTCTCTACAACCTCAGCGCAAAACCAACCGGCGGTCTCGTCATCGGCTTCATCAATAGCTGA
- a CDS encoding EAL domain-containing protein — MGTTVKARESDALFSKILADRLINTRFQSIVELESGTVVAYEALSRGPVDTEFHNPTALFERAHELDRVTDLDLSCWLSSVRTATEQGFTTAHTLFVNVEPGSLRRSDLADTPHPPAAAVLEVTERALMNDPSGLLYAIDRARALGYRIAIDDLGADPASLALLPLLAPDLIKLDMALIRERPGQDAARVMSAVAAHAERTGAVVLAEGVETEKHRVTARALGATYGQGWLFGRPVAEVPNAAALTGITFPADPAVTVSPSGTPYEVVAPMRTPRLSNRALLVEMSIFLESRALASGNSAVVLSTFQHQRNLTPDTRRRYRALAETAGLVAVYMAGDAEIERDSRIRVAQIGPTDPLLDEWDIVVLTADFAAVLAAREVNPSNHAEGSYEFVLTHDRDLATAAALTLINRLPT; from the coding sequence GTGGGGACGACAGTGAAGGCGCGCGAGTCCGACGCCCTGTTCAGTAAGATTCTCGCTGACAGGCTGATCAACACCCGTTTCCAATCCATTGTCGAACTCGAGTCCGGCACCGTCGTGGCCTACGAGGCACTCAGCCGAGGCCCGGTCGACACCGAGTTCCACAATCCGACTGCGCTCTTCGAGCGCGCTCACGAGCTTGACCGCGTCACCGATCTCGACCTGTCCTGTTGGCTGTCGAGCGTCCGCACCGCCACCGAGCAGGGCTTCACCACTGCGCACACGCTTTTCGTAAATGTGGAGCCGGGATCGTTGCGCCGATCCGACCTTGCCGACACGCCTCATCCGCCGGCCGCCGCCGTACTCGAGGTCACGGAACGTGCCCTCATGAACGATCCTTCCGGGCTTCTCTACGCCATCGACCGGGCACGGGCGTTGGGCTATCGCATAGCCATAGACGATCTCGGCGCCGATCCGGCCTCGCTCGCCCTGCTGCCCCTGCTGGCACCCGACCTGATAAAACTCGACATGGCTCTCATCCGCGAGCGTCCCGGCCAGGACGCTGCCCGGGTGATGAGCGCCGTCGCCGCGCACGCTGAACGAACCGGTGCCGTCGTGCTCGCCGAGGGCGTCGAGACCGAGAAGCACCGGGTCACCGCTCGCGCGCTCGGGGCCACCTACGGGCAGGGCTGGCTCTTCGGCCGCCCAGTGGCCGAAGTCCCCAACGCGGCCGCCCTCACCGGGATCACTTTTCCCGCCGACCCCGCGGTCACGGTGTCGCCGAGCGGCACCCCGTATGAGGTTGTGGCGCCGATGCGCACCCCGCGCCTGTCGAACCGGGCACTGCTGGTGGAGATGAGCATCTTCCTGGAATCCCGCGCACTGGCCAGCGGTAACTCGGCCGTGGTGCTCTCGACATTCCAACACCAGCGCAACCTCACGCCCGACACCAGACGACGCTACCGCGCACTCGCTGAGACGGCAGGCCTGGTGGCGGTATACATGGCCGGGGACGCTGAGATCGAGCGAGACAGCCGCATCCGCGTGGCCCAAATCGGCCCGACCGACCCCCTGCTCGACGAGTGGGACATCGTGGTGCTCACAGCGGATTTCGCCGCAGTCCTGGCGGCGCGCGAGGTCAACCCCAGCAACCACGCCGAGGGCTCGTACGAGTTCGTACTCACCCACGACCGCGACCTGGCCACCGCCGCTGCACTCACCTTGATCAACCGCCTCCCCACCTGA
- a CDS encoding ester cyclase yields MCGPRRSHARSRRNASGVRTPHCRSRSERSGGTGRNPQSGHCGPQCPPGPTAGPCRHNPLDAGDDASLAGLTGAVEDTVVEGDKISGRITWRGTHVGPFLGLPATGKPVRFSAMHVLRFEDGLATEWWGVPDLFGALTDLGATFELAPG; encoded by the coding sequence GTGTGCGGTCCAAGGAGGAGCCATGCGCGAAGCAGACGAAATGCGTCAGGCGTACGAACGCCTCATTGCCGCAGTCGGAGCGAACGATCCGGTGGCACTGGCCGAAATCCTCAGTCCGGGCATTGTGGACCACAGTGCCCTCCCGGGCCAACCGCCGGGCCTTGCCGGCATAACCCTCTTGATGCGGGGGATGACGCCAGCCTCGCGGGTCTCACCGGAGCGGTCGAGGACACCGTGGTAGAGGGAGACAAAATCTCGGGCCGGATCACGTGGCGCGGGACCCACGTGGGGCCCTTCCTGGGCCTGCCGGCGACCGGCAAGCCCGTGAGATTCAGCGCCATGCATGTACTACGGTTCGAGGACGGCCTGGCCACTGAATGGTGGGGCGTGCCCGACCTCTTTGGAGCGCTCACAGACCTGGGTGCCACGTTCGAACTAGCGCCAGGCTGA
- a CDS encoding CsbD family protein, which yields MSGTDKIKNATEKVVGTGKEAVGKATDNPKLEAEGKADHAKGSLKQAGENVKDALK from the coding sequence ATGAGTGGTACGGACAAAATCAAGAACGCGACCGAGAAAGTCGTGGGCACAGGCAAGGAAGCTGTTGGGAAGGCAACCGACAATCCCAAGCTCGAAGCAGAGGGCAAAGCCGATCACGCTAAGGGCAGCCTCAAGCAGGCCGGTGAGAACGTCAAAGACGCTCTGAAGTAA